The stretch of DNA TCCTTTTGAATAGAGAGGTCTCCTGGATCAAAATAATAGATTTTCCCCGCTTTTTTAAAGCGTACTCCTACAACATCATACAAATGAAGATCCCTCCTGCAATTTTAACACAAGCTGTTCCATCATCAGCTGAGGATTCATATTTGCCTGCAGCTTTCTTTTTGCATCAAGAATAGCTGACATTTGATCCGATATGCGCCGTCCAGATGATTGCAAGGCAAACTGCTTTAACCGCTCGTTTTCTTCTATGAAAACAATTTGCTCCTGCTTATCTAACTGTATATATAGTAAATCCTTAAAAATAAGAAGTAAAAGATCTAAACCACGATTAATTTGTTCTTTTTCTCTAAAGTGTAAAAACCAATCCCCTTGGAGTGTGACCATTGCCTCCAACGGATTTTTTTTTAACACCTCATATAATTTTAACACTATTTTTTGGGCTTGTGCAAACCATTCATCGACATTTAATTTAAGAGCTTCCTCTAAATTATTGGTAAGCTGAGCCAGTAATGGCGCCTTAGTTGGTTTTACGCCGTTTTCAATCAGTTTTTTAACCATCACTTGAGGGGCTAAAGGTTGGAATGCTAATATTTGGCACCTTGAAAGAATAGTAGGCAATATTTGTTGCATTTGCTCCGTTAACAAAAAGGCTACTGTTCCTGGATTAGGTTCCTCAAGGAATTTTAAAAGACTATTAGACGCACTTACACTCATTTTATCAGCATGTGAGATTAAATATACTTTTTTCAAAGATTCTACACCTTTTTTTGCAAACTCTGCTTGTAGATTCCTAATCTGTTCGACTTTAATAGATAGCCCGTCCGGTTCCACAATATGAACATCCGGATGATTTCCATGATTGATTCGCCGGCAATTATTGCAGGATTCACATGGTTTGTAACCATCAATTAGCGCTTCACAATACAGAGATTTTGTTAGCAATATGCCTATTTCCCTTTTACCTGTTCCTCTCATGCCTTCAAATAGGTATGCATGGGCCACTCGATTTTTCACTAAGCTGTTTTTTAGCATTTTTAAGACGGTTGGCTGTAGCTCTTCTAGTTGATCCCATGTTTTGACCAATGTAATCACTCACTTACTGTTTAAGATAGCTTAAGGTATTCATCCAATTAAAAATGTAAGGATTGTTCGATTGGAAGAACGAAAACTGTTGCACCGCCGACTTCTACTTCTACGGGGTATGGAACAAAGGAGTCTGCATTTCCACCCATAGGTGAAACTGGGGATACTAGCTGTTCCCTAGCCCTACAGTTTTCTTTAATAACTTGAAGTGCTCGGTCAACCCGAATATCCTCCGTCCCAATCATAAAAGTGGTGTTCCCCGATTTTAAAAATCCACCTGTACTAGCTAATTTTGTCGCCCTAAAATTATTTTCTATTAAGGCCTTTGATAATCGGTTACTATCTTGATCTTGTATAACAGCAATGATAAGTTTCATGTGGAACACCCTCTCTTCTTAATTTTTCTGCAAAAGTTTTCTTATCTATATTATAACAGGTTATTGTCCTGCTTACATTTGTTATAGACAGGAACATGGGATTAATTCTGATATGTCAAAAAAAGGCCTAACAACTGTAGGCCTTTACTTTGCTAGTTTATCTTTTATCATTTTTACTGTTTGTTCATAGACCTCTTCAACTGTACCAGATGCATCGATACGCACCATTCGATCTGGGAAACGTTCCATTAATAGATAATATCCGTCTCTTACTTTTTGATGAAACTCGAGATTTTCTAAATCTAAACGATTGATCTCTCTTTCTTTATTTTTGTTAATCCGTTTTAACCCTAACTCTGGCTCAATGTCAAAGTAGATTGTTAACTGGGGCATTAACATTTCAATGGCAAACTGGTTAATGGACCATACCTCATCAATTCCAAGGTCCCTTGCATATCCCTGATAGGCTAGTGAACTATCAACAAACCGATCACATAAAACCATTTTCCCTTCCTCTAGAGCAGGTTTTACCTTTTCAATTAAATGCTGTCTTCGTGCTGCAGCATATAGCAAGGCTTCTGTTCTGGGGTCCATAGCGGTGTTCTCTTTGTTTAGGATTACTTTGCGAATTTGTTCAGCAATATCGATGCCGCCAGGCTCTCTTGTCACCATGGCCTCTTTAAAGTGATTAGCGACCATACTTAAAATTGTTGTTTTTCCGGCACCATCGGGCCCTTCAAACGTAATAAACACTCCACTGTTCAAAATAAAACCTCCATATATTAAAAAAGCAAACTACTTCTTATTTTTTATAAATACCTTTACCTTGCCTAGAGTTAGTAAGGAGCCTCCCTGGAATCTTGCTCCTGTTTCTAACAGTCTTTGAAGCTGATTAACCCTCTCATTTGTTATTTCTTCCCCTTTTAACAGGAGTGGAATTCCTGGGGGATAGGGGATAATTGTTTCTGCACAAACAAATCCTATGGCTTCAGCAATAGGTACATCCATTGATTCTAAGTTGTCCATTTCCTTATAAGGGATTGCTAGTCCTGAGACTTTTCGATTACTCATCGTCAGTTTGCTCTTTTGTTCGTGAAAAGGCAAGTCTTTACACACCTTTTTTATTTTTCGTGCAGTCACTTCAAACGGATACCTTTGACCTTCTTTTAATAAGGGAAGAACTAAGAGCACATTATACGGGTCTGCTAATTCTGTATAGACAGCCTCTTCTTCCAATCTCTTTTGAAGCTCAAATCCACTTATGTTACTCCTAGTTTGAATCGTTACTTTTAATAAGTCTCCCTGATGATTGGGGTATGCTAGTACCTTAATTTCAGGAATGTCTGCTAATTCTGCTTTAAAATGCTTAATGCTCTTTTGTAAAGCATCTAAATCTTGCTGTGTGTATGTAGCCAAGTATTTTCTCGCTAAATCGAGTGATGCCATAATTGGGTAAGATGGGCTGCTCGATTGAAATATCTGCAAATAATCCTTTACCTTATTTATATCAACTAAGTGGCCGTTCACATGCAAATATGAACCCATCGTCATAGCTGGAAGTGTTTTATGGGCAGATTGAACGACGATATCTGCACCTAACTGAACGGCTGAAGCAGGAAAAGGATGTCCGATATTAAAATGGGCTCCATGTGCCTCATCAACTAAAACAGGAATGTGATGAAGATGGGCTTCCTTTATAATTCCTTCTAAATCGGAGACTATTCCATAATAATTAGGATACGTCAGAATGATGGCTTTCACGTTTGAATAAAGACCAATTGCC from Bacillus sp. SLBN-46 encodes:
- the holB gene encoding DNA polymerase III subunit delta'; protein product: MVKTWDQLEELQPTVLKMLKNSLVKNRVAHAYLFEGMRGTGKREIGILLTKSLYCEALIDGYKPCESCNNCRRINHGNHPDVHIVEPDGLSIKVEQIRNLQAEFAKKGVESLKKVYLISHADKMSVSASNSLLKFLEEPNPGTVAFLLTEQMQQILPTILSRCQILAFQPLAPQVMVKKLIENGVKPTKAPLLAQLTNNLEEALKLNVDEWFAQAQKIVLKLYEVLKKNPLEAMVTLQGDWFLHFREKEQINRGLDLLLLIFKDLLYIQLDKQEQIVFIEENERLKQFALQSSGRRISDQMSAILDAKRKLQANMNPQLMMEQLVLKLQEGSSFV
- a CDS encoding cyclic-di-AMP receptor, which gives rise to MKLIIAVIQDQDSNRLSKALIENNFRATKLASTGGFLKSGNTTFMIGTEDIRVDRALQVIKENCRAREQLVSPVSPMGGNADSFVPYPVEVEVGGATVFVLPIEQSLHF
- the tmk gene encoding dTMP kinase, producing the protein MNSGVFITFEGPDGAGKTTILSMVANHFKEAMVTREPGGIDIAEQIRKVILNKENTAMDPRTEALLYAAARRQHLIEKVKPALEEGKMVLCDRFVDSSLAYQGYARDLGIDEVWSINQFAIEMLMPQLTIYFDIEPELGLKRINKNKEREINRLDLENLEFHQKVRDGYYLLMERFPDRMVRIDASGTVEEVYEQTVKMIKDKLAK
- a CDS encoding aminotransferase class I/II-fold pyridoxal phosphate-dependent enzyme, producing the protein MKKQMNTPLFKALLEHNKKNPISFHVPGHKNGQNIQSEANHFFEQILKMDVTELSGLDDLHSPEGVILEAEQLLAELFQTRKSFFLVNGSTVGNLAMIMAACRENDTVLVQRNCHKSVLNALRLAKVRPIFLEPEYDHDWKVATCVNVDTVKEAIGLYSNVKAIILTYPNYYGIVSDLEGIIKEAHLHHIPVLVDEAHGAHFNIGHPFPASAVQLGADIVVQSAHKTLPAMTMGSYLHVNGHLVDINKVKDYLQIFQSSSPSYPIMASLDLARKYLATYTQQDLDALQKSIKHFKAELADIPEIKVLAYPNHQGDLLKVTIQTRSNISGFELQKRLEEEAVYTELADPYNVLLVLPLLKEGQRYPFEVTARKIKKVCKDLPFHEQKSKLTMSNRKVSGLAIPYKEMDNLESMDVPIAEAIGFVCAETIIPYPPGIPLLLKGEEITNERVNQLQRLLETGARFQGGSLLTLGKVKVFIKNKK